From Pseudovibrio sp. Tun.PSC04-5.I4, a single genomic window includes:
- a CDS encoding DoxX family protein, giving the protein MAKKSTTTPDEMSEQNDLAEIARPFHYLSFFQLLQSLITALLLGVAALISLEVLMSPIPEEALKPLLVWLGLAFFFVVIIVPRNFTVGFLCAMLCQLIAWRIASLYYAYLLSWPLAFVFFINLMWFLSTIQRNSFETAGRGLTLWQWQLTFFRMLVGFIMVPHFTDKLFAGPLPYMEHIEFFSLLGFQNPGMIIDAAGLAEFAIAIGVGLGLLTRLSCFLGAAFILFAASLSGALEHGFVSFATAVSWELPLILFASYLSFTTTGAGEFSIDGALRRTGKMPVWIKLLMGDTALAQNENID; this is encoded by the coding sequence ATGGCGAAGAAGAGCACAACCACACCGGATGAAATGAGCGAGCAAAACGATCTTGCAGAAATTGCTCGTCCATTCCATTACCTCTCATTCTTCCAACTTCTTCAATCACTCATAACCGCTCTTCTTCTGGGCGTAGCAGCACTCATCTCACTGGAAGTACTCATGTCTCCCATTCCGGAAGAAGCCCTCAAGCCATTGCTGGTGTGGCTTGGTCTGGCTTTTTTCTTTGTAGTGATCATCGTACCAAGAAACTTCACCGTCGGTTTTCTCTGCGCAATGCTGTGTCAGCTCATCGCATGGCGGATCGCATCGCTTTATTATGCCTACCTATTAAGCTGGCCGCTGGCTTTTGTGTTTTTCATCAATCTGATGTGGTTCCTCAGCACAATCCAGCGCAATTCCTTTGAAACCGCAGGCCGCGGCCTCACTTTGTGGCAATGGCAACTGACCTTCTTCAGAATGCTGGTCGGCTTTATCATGGTGCCGCACTTCACCGATAAACTCTTTGCAGGCCCCTTACCATACATGGAGCACATCGAGTTCTTCTCCCTGTTGGGTTTCCAAAATCCAGGAATGATCATTGATGCAGCCGGCCTTGCGGAGTTTGCAATCGCCATAGGTGTTGGTTTAGGGCTCCTTACTCGCCTATCTTGCTTCCTCGGGGCAGCCTTCATACTCTTCGCAGCCTCCCTAAGCGGCGCGCTGGAGCATGGCTTTGTATCATTCGCCACTGCTGTCTCCTGGGAGCTACCTTTGATCCTGTTTGCGTCCTATCTCAGCTTTACAACAACAGGAGCTGGAGAGTTCTCAATTGATGGAGCACTGCGCAGAACAGGCAAGATGCCAGTGTGGATCAAGCTTCTAATGGGCGATACAGCACTCGCTCAAAATGAAAACATCGACTGA
- a CDS encoding pyridoxamine 5'-phosphate oxidase family protein produces MTDDTMTIAKAPISEPQSTKPPKYARVRNSLRAEYDWETIQPIMETSLVVHVGFLDGDRPIVIPMAFAVIERTIYIHGAKAARIVKKTSDSSPVCLTFTHVDGIVAARSAFHHSVNYRTAIIHGNARVLTDEQEAYDALKAVTEHLLPGRWEEVRPMTPKEQAATGVIAVEIEHASAKIRRGAPIDDEEDYAQPYWAGVIPVTTSLGQPLDDGKILEGVKIPGSPAKAAQKFA; encoded by the coding sequence ATGACAGATGATACGATGACAATCGCCAAGGCTCCGATTTCAGAGCCTCAAAGCACTAAACCACCCAAGTATGCCCGTGTGAGAAACAGTCTCCGCGCTGAGTACGATTGGGAGACAATCCAACCCATAATGGAAACCTCGCTGGTGGTTCATGTCGGCTTTCTGGATGGAGATCGCCCAATCGTAATTCCGATGGCCTTCGCAGTAATTGAACGCACCATCTATATCCACGGCGCAAAAGCTGCCCGCATCGTGAAAAAGACGTCCGATAGCTCACCTGTATGCCTCACCTTCACGCATGTAGATGGCATCGTTGCTGCACGCTCCGCTTTCCATCACTCCGTGAACTACAGAACAGCCATCATTCACGGCAATGCCCGTGTGCTAACGGATGAGCAGGAAGCTTACGACGCGCTCAAAGCGGTAACCGAGCATCTGCTTCCGGGTAGATGGGAGGAAGTTCGCCCAATGACGCCGAAGGAACAGGCTGCGACGGGTGTCATAGCCGTGGAGATCGAACACGCTTCTGCAAAAATCCGCCGAGGTGCCCCCATTGATGATGAAGAGGATTACGCGCAACCCTATTGGGCGGGCGTTATTCCTGTCACCACATCCCTTGGGCAACCGTTAGATGATGGAAAAATCTTGGAAGGCGTAAAAATCCCCGGCTCCCCAGCAAAGGCCGCACAAAAGTTCGCGTAA
- a CDS encoding hydantoinase B/oxoprolinase family protein, translating into MTVGNWDFWIDRGGTFTDIVARTPEGKIRAHKVLSENPEAYKDAAIQGIRDLMGVAKDARIPSDQIATVKMGTTVATNALLERKGDTTLLLITKGFRDALEIGYQARPDIFAKEIIKPELLYDQVLEADERVRADGTVEAAPNLDLLQKQLAQAYEDGIRSLAIVLMHAYAYPEHEKQIAAIAKKIGFPQISVSHEVSPLMKLVGRGDTTIVDAYLSPILRRYVDQVASELDIKNTGCRLMFMQSSGGLTDASLFQGKDAILSGPAGGVVGAVETSKMAGFEKLIGFDMGGTSTDVSHFDGEFERAFETEVAGVRMRAPMMMIHTVAAGGGSILHYKDGRFQVGPDSAGANPGPKCYRRGGPLTVTDANVMTAKLNPDYFPKIFGPNQNEPLAIDDVKTAFNTLANEIGNGKTGEEVAEGFQKIAVENMANAIKKISVQRGYDVTEYALTCFGGAGGQSACMVADSLGMKTVIVHPLSGILSAYGMGLADIRATRQQAVVRELNTDNLPALDKLAARLANEAKTEVENQGVPEDELTLIPRAHLRYDGTDTPIAVELNTKDLAAMITAFTQNHIKQFGFAYENKSIVVEALEVEAIGGGADLQEPDLATSQDTPVIAQQTQFYADGQWQYAAVLKRDAFQPGMSLQGPALIMEPHATIVVEPGWLAEVNIKNHIILTRNIPLQRNMALGTTADPVMLEVFNNLFMSIAEQMGVTLQNTAYSVNIKERLDFSCAVFDQNGALVANAPHMPVHLGSMDRSVEAIIALNRGTIKPGDVYALNAPYNGGTHLPDITVVSPVFDDDNTEILFWSASRGHHADVGGSAPGSMTPLATVVDEEGVLIDNFKLVDQGEFREEALVELLTNHKYPVRNVHQNVADLKAQIAANEKGVQELRKMTDHFGLETVQAYMGHVQDNAEESVRRVIEALSDSSYEYPTDQGSTIKVKITVDKAKREATVDFTGTSAMQPNNFNAPEPVTRAAVLYCFRVMVEGHIPMNAGCLRPINIVVPEGSMLRPHYPAAVVAGNVETSQHITNALFAALGAMSNSQGSMNNLTFGNDTYQYYETLCSGSPAGPGFNGTDAVHVHMTNSRLTDPEVLEFRYPVLLEDFHIRKNSAGKGKWSAGEGTSRTIRFLEKMDCAILASHRTIAPKGLQGGEDGQMGRTYVRRNSGQMEELKGCDQTILEAGEAITVIPPTSGGWGKAE; encoded by the coding sequence ATGACGGTAGGCAACTGGGATTTTTGGATCGATCGTGGTGGCACATTCACTGACATCGTAGCCAGAACACCAGAGGGCAAAATTCGCGCCCACAAAGTTCTCTCCGAAAATCCAGAAGCTTACAAAGATGCCGCAATCCAGGGCATCCGCGATCTGATGGGAGTGGCAAAGGATGCCCGTATCCCATCCGACCAGATCGCGACTGTCAAAATGGGCACTACAGTTGCCACCAATGCCCTGTTGGAACGGAAGGGAGACACTACGCTTCTCCTCATCACCAAAGGGTTTCGCGACGCCTTAGAGATCGGATATCAGGCTCGTCCCGATATCTTCGCAAAAGAAATCATCAAGCCTGAACTCCTCTATGATCAGGTCTTGGAAGCAGATGAACGCGTCCGGGCAGATGGCACCGTTGAAGCTGCTCCAAATCTTGACCTGCTGCAAAAGCAACTAGCGCAGGCTTACGAGGATGGTATCCGTTCTCTGGCAATCGTATTGATGCATGCCTACGCCTACCCTGAACACGAGAAGCAGATCGCGGCAATTGCGAAGAAAATCGGCTTCCCGCAAATTTCAGTCAGCCATGAAGTCTCCCCTCTCATGAAGCTGGTGGGCCGCGGTGATACCACCATTGTCGATGCGTATCTTTCGCCAATTTTGCGTCGCTATGTTGATCAGGTTGCCAGCGAGCTTGATATAAAAAACACCGGCTGCCGCCTCATGTTCATGCAATCCTCCGGTGGGTTGACGGATGCCTCTCTCTTCCAGGGTAAGGACGCAATCCTCTCCGGTCCTGCTGGCGGCGTTGTGGGCGCAGTTGAAACCTCCAAGATGGCGGGTTTTGAAAAGCTCATCGGCTTCGACATGGGCGGAACGTCAACTGACGTCTCCCATTTCGACGGTGAGTTTGAACGCGCCTTTGAAACCGAAGTCGCTGGCGTTCGTATGCGCGCTCCTATGATGATGATCCACACCGTTGCAGCTGGTGGTGGCTCTATCCTCCACTACAAAGATGGTCGCTTCCAGGTTGGTCCAGATTCCGCTGGCGCAAACCCCGGTCCAAAATGTTACCGCCGTGGTGGTCCGCTCACCGTGACCGATGCCAACGTGATGACCGCCAAGCTCAACCCAGACTACTTCCCGAAGATCTTCGGCCCGAACCAGAACGAACCTCTGGCGATTGATGACGTTAAAACCGCATTCAACACCCTTGCCAATGAAATCGGCAACGGCAAAACCGGCGAAGAGGTTGCCGAAGGCTTCCAGAAAATCGCTGTTGAGAACATGGCCAACGCCATCAAAAAAATCTCCGTCCAGCGCGGCTACGACGTTACCGAATACGCCCTCACCTGCTTTGGTGGTGCTGGTGGCCAAAGCGCCTGCATGGTGGCGGACAGCCTCGGCATGAAAACCGTAATCGTACATCCGCTTTCCGGCATCCTGTCCGCTTACGGCATGGGCCTTGCGGATATCCGCGCAACCCGCCAGCAGGCCGTGGTGCGCGAGCTGAACACTGACAACCTGCCCGCTCTGGACAAACTCGCGGCTCGTCTTGCCAATGAGGCAAAAACCGAGGTCGAAAATCAGGGTGTTCCTGAAGACGAACTCACCCTCATACCGCGCGCTCATCTGCGTTATGATGGAACCGACACCCCGATTGCCGTGGAGCTGAACACCAAAGACCTCGCTGCGATGATTACTGCGTTCACACAAAACCACATCAAGCAGTTCGGCTTTGCCTATGAGAATAAATCCATCGTAGTCGAAGCGCTGGAAGTCGAAGCAATCGGCGGTGGCGCTGATTTGCAGGAACCAGACCTAGCGACCTCCCAAGATACTCCGGTTATAGCTCAACAAACCCAGTTCTACGCCGATGGCCAATGGCAGTATGCCGCGGTTCTCAAACGCGATGCATTCCAACCGGGCATGAGCTTGCAAGGTCCTGCCCTTATCATGGAACCACACGCAACCATCGTTGTGGAACCGGGCTGGTTGGCGGAAGTCAACATCAAGAACCACATCATTCTCACCCGCAACATACCGTTACAGCGCAACATGGCGCTTGGCACCACGGCTGATCCTGTGATGCTGGAGGTGTTCAACAACCTCTTCATGTCCATCGCAGAGCAAATGGGCGTGACGCTTCAAAACACCGCCTATTCGGTCAACATCAAAGAGCGTCTGGACTTCTCCTGCGCCGTGTTTGACCAGAACGGCGCGCTGGTTGCCAACGCTCCGCACATGCCGGTGCACCTTGGCTCCATGGACCGTTCCGTTGAGGCCATTATTGCCCTCAACAGAGGCACCATCAAACCGGGCGATGTCTACGCACTTAACGCACCTTACAACGGCGGCACACACCTGCCAGATATCACCGTTGTCTCTCCGGTGTTTGATGACGACAACACCGAAATCCTGTTCTGGTCCGCTTCCCGTGGTCACCATGCAGATGTTGGCGGCTCCGCTCCCGGCTCCATGACCCCGCTCGCCACCGTGGTGGATGAAGAAGGCGTGTTGATCGACAACTTCAAACTGGTCGATCAAGGCGAGTTCCGCGAAGAAGCGTTGGTTGAGCTGCTCACCAACCACAAATACCCGGTGCGCAATGTTCATCAGAACGTCGCTGACCTGAAAGCCCAGATCGCCGCCAATGAAAAAGGCGTTCAGGAACTGCGCAAGATGACAGACCACTTCGGTCTGGAAACTGTGCAAGCCTACATGGGCCATGTGCAGGATAACGCAGAAGAAAGCGTCCGCCGTGTCATTGAGGCACTCTCTGACAGCTCCTACGAATACCCAACCGATCAGGGCTCAACCATCAAGGTCAAGATCACCGTTGATAAGGCCAAGCGGGAAGCCACCGTTGATTTCACGGGCACCAGCGCAATGCAGCCCAACAACTTCAACGCACCAGAACCTGTCACCCGCGCGGCGGTGCTCTACTGCTTCCGTGTGATGGTTGAAGGCCACATTCCAATGAATGCAGGCTGCCTGCGGCCAATCAACATTGTGGTGCCAGAAGGCTCCATGCTGCGCCCGCATTATCCGGCGGCGGTTGTGGCGGGTAACGTGGAAACCTCACAGCACATCACCAATGCGCTGTTTGCAGCACTGGGCGCCATGTCCAACTCGCAAGGCTCCATGAACAACCTGACCTTCGGCAACGATACCTACCAATACTATGAGACCCTGTGTTCCGGCTCTCCTGCTGGTCCGGGCTTCAATGGCACCGATGCTGTTCATGTCCACATGACCAACTCTCGCCTCACGGACCCGGAAGTGCTCGAATTCCGCTACCCTGTGCTGCTGGAGGACTTCCACATTCGGAAAAACTCTGCTGGCAAGGGCAAATGGTCTGCTGGTGAAGGTACCTCCCGCACCATCCGCTTCCTTGAAAAGATGGACTGCGCGATCCTCGCCTCTCACAGAACCATCGCCCCCAAAGGCCTACAGGGCGGGGAAGACGGCCAGATGGGCCGCACTTATGTGCGCCGCAACTCAGGCCAGATGGAAGAGCTAAAAGGCTGCGACCAGACCATTTTAGAAGCCGGCGAAGCCATCACAGTCATCCCCCCAACCAGCGGCGGCTGGGGCAAAGCTGAATAA
- a CDS encoding bifunctional diguanylate cyclase/phosphodiesterase, with protein METIPPHRKILYATMVVAVLGAIAISFYAIDQATLFHLFKSEAQKDFEAAEEIIAKYKPFEAPTIQKPQLQSNPSPLSFGLRGSSIALTSELVSPSWKLPPKRAIAVKQALSERFENFELLVLNVPGRPLAVHPRDMTTQRVDEILSDPAAYDAWHSSFNSGELQIYSNFEWLDWKIPRFGVIVPYVNEAGKPRGGFIFSVDPNLNTIVFLEVIAFGSAFAFLLVMVVALVSIMFAWKGLHDRWKTSKTIRFLAHNDPLTHLPNRAVFSDELNKALRKASITASNVYVIAIDIDKFKDVNDNHGHAAGDTFLQIISDRLRLVFTDHLVSRLSGDEFAVMIEGDYTYHDVTVLAQRALATTNPNCTIDSKEIQISFSMGIAQATDAAWRSSRLLHCADLALYRSKNGGRSTYTWYESSMDEELERRRELETEMIRALKLDGFSVVYQAQVGLADNKLKAFEALLRWVHPEKGRISPEVFIPIAEDTGLIEALGEYVLKKACTDAAAWADPTLKVAVNFSPAQFKTGLIEQKISEALEESGLAPERLEIEITESLLIADTKSVVKSLKKISNMGVSIAMDDFGTGYSSLSYLSRFPFDKIKIDRTFIMNIGKDAHTDAIVAAIIGLGRSLDVLITAEGVEEEIQAQILRAGGCDIVQGYYFGKPANVDPANPHANIRCIWGTDDARLIEAAYAG; from the coding sequence GTGGAAACTATACCTCCACATCGCAAAATATTATACGCCACCATGGTTGTTGCTGTTTTGGGCGCCATTGCTATTAGTTTTTATGCCATTGATCAGGCAACTTTATTTCATTTATTCAAAAGCGAAGCACAAAAAGACTTTGAAGCAGCAGAAGAAATAATCGCAAAATATAAGCCCTTTGAGGCACCTACAATTCAAAAGCCACAGTTACAATCAAACCCTTCCCCGCTAAGCTTTGGCTTACGTGGTTCTAGCATCGCTCTCACCTCTGAACTTGTCTCCCCAAGTTGGAAGCTTCCCCCTAAAAGAGCGATAGCTGTAAAACAAGCACTCTCAGAGCGGTTTGAAAATTTTGAATTACTGGTGCTCAACGTTCCTGGCCGTCCATTGGCAGTTCATCCTCGTGATATGACCACACAGCGGGTGGATGAAATCCTGTCAGATCCCGCCGCTTATGATGCTTGGCATTCCTCCTTCAATTCAGGTGAATTGCAGATCTACTCCAATTTCGAGTGGCTGGATTGGAAGATCCCGAGGTTTGGCGTAATCGTTCCCTACGTAAATGAAGCAGGAAAACCACGCGGCGGCTTTATCTTCTCTGTCGATCCAAACCTCAACACGATCGTTTTTCTGGAAGTAATCGCGTTTGGCTCCGCCTTTGCCTTTCTTTTGGTCATGGTCGTCGCGCTGGTTTCCATCATGTTTGCATGGAAAGGCCTGCATGATCGCTGGAAGACCTCCAAGACCATCCGTTTTCTGGCGCACAACGATCCCCTTACACACTTGCCAAATCGCGCTGTCTTCTCTGACGAACTCAACAAGGCTTTGCGCAAGGCCTCTATCACCGCTTCCAATGTCTATGTAATCGCTATCGACATCGACAAGTTCAAGGATGTCAACGATAACCACGGCCATGCTGCAGGTGATACTTTCCTGCAAATCATCTCCGACCGCCTGCGTTTGGTCTTTACTGACCACCTTGTCTCTCGTTTGTCTGGTGATGAGTTTGCAGTGATGATTGAAGGGGATTACACCTACCACGACGTTACTGTCCTTGCCCAGCGCGCGCTTGCAACCACCAATCCAAACTGCACCATTGATAGCAAAGAGATTCAGATTTCGTTCTCTATGGGTATCGCACAAGCAACTGACGCGGCATGGAGATCTTCACGCTTGCTCCATTGTGCTGACCTTGCCCTTTATCGTTCCAAGAACGGGGGCCGCTCGACATATACGTGGTATGAATCCAGCATGGACGAGGAGCTGGAACGCCGCCGCGAATTGGAAACCGAAATGATCCGAGCTCTAAAGCTCGATGGATTCTCTGTCGTTTATCAGGCACAGGTTGGCCTTGCAGACAACAAACTCAAAGCTTTTGAGGCTCTGCTCCGTTGGGTACATCCTGAAAAAGGCCGAATTTCCCCCGAAGTCTTCATTCCAATCGCTGAGGATACCGGTTTGATCGAAGCATTGGGTGAGTACGTGCTGAAGAAAGCATGTACCGATGCAGCTGCTTGGGCGGATCCAACACTAAAGGTGGCAGTCAACTTCTCACCGGCCCAATTTAAAACCGGCCTCATTGAGCAAAAAATCTCAGAAGCCCTTGAAGAGTCTGGCCTTGCCCCTGAGCGGCTCGAGATTGAGATCACCGAAAGCTTGCTGATCGCAGACACAAAGAGTGTGGTGAAATCACTCAAGAAGATCAGTAACATGGGTGTATCCATTGCAATGGATGACTTTGGGACAGGATATTCCTCATTGAGTTACCTCTCCAGATTCCCGTTTGACAAAATCAAGATCGATCGCACCTTCATCATGAACATCGGTAAGGATGCTCATACAGATGCAATTGTTGCAGCCATTATCGGTCTGGGTCGATCTCTGGACGTGCTGATCACAGCTGAGGGCGTGGAAGAGGAAATTCAGGCTCAGATCTTACGGGCTGGCGGCTGTGACATTGTTCAAGGCTATTATTTCGGAAAACCTGCAAATGTGGACCCCGCCAACCCGCACGCAAACATCCGGTGTATATGGGGAACGGATGACGCCAGATTGATCGAAGCAGCCTACGCGGGTTGA
- a CDS encoding winged helix DNA-binding protein, with product MSDTVNHKNIAAFGVGPVVSSSHLASGELPALSEIEFAVTMMVNAYHRWMVRCMAAAGQEGLSSLETLVLHSVNHRERPKTQADLCLVLNIEDTHTVSYALKKLEKAGLIRSGKRGKEKTAEITEAGHDLCGAYKQLRDALLVKPVKELGLDEVELSRLASILRSVSGHYDQAARSAAAM from the coding sequence ATGAGTGATACGGTGAACCATAAGAATATTGCGGCGTTTGGGGTTGGGCCCGTCGTTTCATCATCTCATCTTGCTTCAGGCGAGTTGCCTGCGCTGTCTGAGATTGAGTTTGCTGTGACGATGATGGTGAACGCTTATCATCGCTGGATGGTGCGGTGTATGGCTGCGGCGGGGCAGGAGGGGCTGTCTTCACTGGAAACTCTGGTCTTACATTCGGTTAATCACCGTGAGCGCCCTAAAACGCAGGCTGACCTATGCCTTGTGCTCAACATCGAAGACACGCACACAGTCTCCTATGCTTTGAAGAAGCTGGAGAAGGCGGGATTGATCCGATCTGGTAAGCGCGGGAAAGAGAAGACCGCTGAAATCACCGAGGCGGGCCATGATTTGTGTGGTGCCTATAAACAGTTGCGTGACGCCTTGCTGGTTAAGCCGGTGAAAGAACTGGGACTTGATGAGGTGGAACTCTCCCGTCTGGCTTCTATCTTGCGATCTGTTTCAGGTCATTATGATCAGGCGGCGCGATCTGCTGCAGCGATGTAG
- a CDS encoding N-acetylmuramoyl-L-alanine amidase, producing MSVKTECAVPARLRPSPNHNERCAGEIDMLILHYTAMESAEKAVSWLCDPRSEVSCHYLVDELGTVTQMVPESRRAWHAGVSRWKGEEDLNSRSIGIEISNLGDLKTGTQSYPEVQIEAVIALAKDICARRNIAPERVLGHSDVAPARKQDPGKHFPWSQLAEAGVGHYLAPVDIDGSSFFQEGDEGQPIEALQSLLGLYGYDVLVNGVFDEKTRYAMEAFQRHFRPSKVDGIADPQSIATLHSLLKKLKID from the coding sequence ATGAGCGTTAAAACTGAATGCGCAGTGCCTGCGCGCCTTCGCCCCTCCCCTAATCATAATGAGCGATGTGCTGGTGAGATTGATATGCTCATCCTGCATTACACAGCTATGGAAAGTGCCGAGAAGGCTGTTTCGTGGTTGTGTGACCCTCGCTCAGAAGTGTCCTGTCATTATCTCGTTGATGAGCTAGGCACTGTTACTCAGATGGTGCCAGAAAGCCGGAGAGCGTGGCACGCTGGGGTTTCTCGCTGGAAAGGCGAAGAGGATCTAAACTCCCGCAGTATCGGTATTGAGATTTCCAACCTCGGGGATCTGAAGACGGGCACACAGTCTTATCCTGAGGTGCAAATCGAAGCTGTTATTGCGCTGGCGAAGGATATCTGCGCGCGTCGCAACATTGCTCCGGAACGTGTTCTTGGTCATTCTGATGTTGCTCCTGCCCGTAAGCAGGATCCGGGAAAGCATTTCCCATGGAGTCAGTTGGCAGAGGCTGGCGTGGGCCATTACCTTGCACCAGTCGATATTGATGGGTCCAGCTTCTTTCAGGAAGGCGATGAAGGCCAGCCTATTGAAGCTCTGCAATCGCTGTTGGGGCTCTATGGGTATGATGTTCTTGTAAATGGTGTATTTGATGAGAAAACACGGTATGCGATGGAAGCGTTTCAGCGCCATTTTAGACCCAGCAAAGTGGATGGGATTGCAGATCCGCAAAGCATAGCGACCCTGCATAGCCTCCTTAAAAAGCTAAAAATCGACTGA
- a CDS encoding PLP-dependent aminotransferase family protein: MLVWGASLFEHVVAISREENAPLSSQIYQQYREAILARRIPEGERLPSSRQLAIGLSVSRNTVNTAYDLLRSEGLVDVRSGARPEVVALPVVERSSLKEENIEGVVPLSSRGKRFATNHRYYCATGRGAHMQPGEPSKELFPKEQWARSLRRAARMLSGNALGYEHASGLPELQRVLAQYLAQERGVICAPEQILVFPSVQSVLSLMSQCFSEEGDVALLEEPGYLGAKSAFVSAGLDVQPLTESEQFQRASLIYVTPSHQYPTGKRMEMTERLALLKQASEKGAVILEDDYDSEFLFEGRPIAALQGLSAHSPVIYIGTSAKSLMPGIRLAYIVVPKAHVFDLAMAQRTSGALANVHVQLAFADFIESGHFRAHLNKIRSAYHENGSALCKLIGERFGNQIGVSMPTGGLQMPLYLPEYCDDVEIADYMNAQGYGVNPLSGFYLGEPVKGLIVGFAEADERRRLGFVTALIEAMNCAGQAV, encoded by the coding sequence ATGTTAGTTTGGGGTGCCAGTTTGTTTGAGCATGTGGTTGCAATATCTCGTGAGGAGAATGCCCCGCTTTCCAGCCAGATTTACCAGCAATATAGGGAGGCGATCCTTGCGCGTCGCATTCCTGAAGGGGAGCGCTTACCAAGCTCCCGTCAACTGGCTATTGGCCTATCTGTTTCTCGAAATACCGTGAATACAGCCTATGACTTGCTTCGCTCTGAAGGCTTAGTGGACGTGCGCTCTGGTGCGCGACCTGAGGTTGTTGCTTTGCCGGTGGTAGAGCGGTCTTCCCTCAAAGAGGAGAACATAGAGGGTGTTGTGCCTTTGTCCTCACGAGGAAAGCGATTTGCCACCAACCATCGCTATTATTGCGCGACAGGTCGTGGAGCGCATATGCAGCCGGGCGAACCCTCGAAAGAGCTGTTTCCCAAGGAGCAATGGGCGCGAAGTTTACGCAGGGCTGCACGGATGCTGAGCGGGAATGCGCTTGGCTATGAACATGCCTCCGGGTTGCCTGAGCTTCAGCGTGTGTTGGCTCAATACTTGGCACAGGAACGCGGTGTGATCTGCGCGCCAGAGCAAATCCTTGTGTTCCCCAGTGTTCAGTCTGTGCTGTCGTTGATGTCTCAGTGTTTTTCTGAGGAGGGCGATGTGGCCTTGCTGGAAGAACCGGGGTATCTGGGCGCAAAATCCGCCTTTGTTTCTGCCGGACTGGATGTTCAACCTCTGACCGAGAGTGAGCAGTTTCAACGCGCTTCGCTCATTTACGTGACGCCCTCTCATCAATACCCAACTGGCAAACGTATGGAGATGACTGAGCGGCTGGCTCTGTTGAAACAGGCCAGTGAAAAAGGTGCGGTGATCCTTGAGGATGATTATGACAGCGAGTTTTTGTTTGAGGGACGGCCTATTGCGGCGCTTCAGGGGCTCAGTGCGCACAGTCCGGTGATCTATATCGGCACCTCTGCCAAGTCATTGATGCCCGGTATTCGCCTTGCTTATATTGTGGTGCCCAAAGCACATGTGTTTGATCTGGCGATGGCGCAGCGGACATCGGGCGCACTTGCAAATGTGCATGTTCAGCTTGCCTTTGCTGATTTTATCGAGAGCGGTCATTTTCGAGCGCATCTGAATAAAATCCGCAGTGCTTATCATGAAAATGGCAGCGCTCTTTGCAAGCTGATTGGGGAGCGGTTTGGCAATCAAATTGGGGTTTCGATGCCCACGGGTGGTTTGCAAATGCCGCTGTACTTGCCAGAGTATTGCGATGATGTCGAGATCGCTGATTACATGAACGCGCAGGGGTATGGGGTTAATCCACTTTCTGGTTTTTACCTTGGTGAGCCGGTTAAAGGCTTGATTGTTGGTTTTGCAGAAGCGGATGAACGAAGGAGACTAGGGTTTGTGACAGCCTTGATTGAGGCGATGAACTGCGCAGGGCAGGCTGTGTAA
- a CDS encoding lytic transglycosylase domain-containing protein, whose protein sequence is MKMNLTKIKNIVVIPALALSVMLGGVVNTSVFSDEAAAATKKSSYVKMIEKKAKKHGVPKSIAKAVVEVESNFNEKARGRAGEVGLMQIKPSTARGMGYRGSTRNLYSPENNLEWGMKYLAGAYKRAGGDLCGTILRYNAGHYAKRMNRVSAKYCKRVKAIIARS, encoded by the coding sequence ATGAAGATGAACCTCACAAAGATAAAAAATATTGTAGTAATTCCAGCTCTAGCGCTAAGTGTAATGCTCGGCGGAGTTGTGAATACAAGCGTCTTTTCTGATGAAGCTGCGGCAGCGACAAAGAAATCTAGCTACGTTAAGATGATTGAAAAGAAAGCCAAAAAACACGGCGTCCCAAAATCAATTGCTAAGGCCGTGGTTGAAGTGGAAAGTAACTTCAATGAAAAAGCACGAGGCCGTGCTGGTGAAGTTGGTCTGATGCAAATTAAGCCTTCTACAGCACGTGGTATGGGCTACCGTGGATCGACAAGAAACCTCTACTCTCCTGAAAATAACCTCGAATGGGGAATGAAGTATCTCGCTGGTGCATATAAACGTGCGGGCGGTGATCTCTGTGGCACAATCTTGCGCTACAATGCTGGTCACTACGCAAAAAGAATGAACCGAGTAAGCGCCAAGTACTGTAAGCGCGTTAAGGCCATTATCGCTCGCAGCTAA